One Acidimicrobiales bacterium genomic window carries:
- a CDS encoding alpha-E domain-containing protein — MLSRIAESLYWVGRYTERAEDTARILDVHYHLLLEDRWVDEAAACAALLEVMGVGAERAVAADPAAVTRILAFDGDYAGSIVGSMSAAWRNARGARDAISSEMWECLNRTHEALRTGVAVPHEQGAYAFFRWVKERAAMFAGLAESTMSRDEGWRFLRLGRSLERVDMTARLLSARFGESWGEAGWVTTLRSCSAYEAYLRTYQRAVDVSLAAEFLVLDRLFPRSVFSALRAAEECLADLDPSFGRAGLQDPARRSLGQARTELEFCSVDELTRDLPGHLYRLQQHCFDAGTAIAERYFGENAPLEWSA; from the coding sequence GTGTTGAGCCGCATCGCCGAGTCCCTCTACTGGGTCGGGCGCTACACGGAGCGCGCCGAGGACACGGCGCGGATCCTGGACGTGCACTACCACCTGCTGCTCGAGGACCGGTGGGTCGACGAGGCCGCGGCGTGCGCCGCGCTGCTCGAGGTCATGGGCGTCGGCGCCGAGCGAGCCGTCGCTGCGGATCCCGCGGCCGTCACCCGCATCCTCGCGTTCGACGGCGACTACGCCGGCTCCATCGTGGGCTCGATGTCCGCGGCCTGGCGCAACGCCCGGGGCGCCCGCGATGCGATCTCGTCGGAGATGTGGGAGTGCCTGAACCGCACCCACGAGGCCCTCCGCACGGGGGTTGCCGTGCCCCACGAGCAGGGCGCCTACGCCTTCTTCCGGTGGGTCAAGGAGCGGGCCGCGATGTTCGCCGGCCTGGCCGAGTCGACGATGAGCCGCGACGAGGGATGGCGGTTCCTGCGACTCGGGCGGAGCCTGGAGCGCGTCGACATGACCGCCCGCCTGCTGTCCGCCCGGTTCGGTGAGAGCTGGGGCGAAGCGGGCTGGGTGACGACCCTGCGCTCCTGCAGCGCCTACGAGGCCTACCTGCGCACGTACCAACGCGCCGTCGACGTCTCCCTGGCGGCGGAGTTCCTCGTCCTCGACCGGCTGTTCCCGCGCTCGGTCTTCTCCGCCTTGCGGGCCGCCGAGGAGTGCCTCGCCGACCTGGACCCGTCCTTCGGGCGCGCCGGCCTGCAGGATCCGGCCCGGCGCAGCCTGGGCCAGGCCCGGACCGAGCTCGAGTTCTGTTCGGTGGACGAGCTCACCCGCGATCTCCCCGGGCACCTCTACCGCCTGCAGCAGCACTGCTTCGACGCCGGCACCGCGATCGCCGAGCGCTACTTCGGCGAGAACGCCCCGCTGGAGTGGAGCGCATGA